In Geotalea uraniireducens, one genomic interval encodes:
- a CDS encoding TonB-dependent receptor plug domain-containing protein — protein sequence MIFPGSVTRRWLIGIGIVLGGLVAGMGPWISLAQAQSEDDLKILEMFYEDKDLVVTPSRDPKPISQVAENITVITAKEIQAINAHTLADVLRFVPGIQVDVRGGFASVDNVSIQGSSPRHALVLIDGVAQNYLSSSVADLGGIPVQQIERIEIIKGPASSTWGSSLGGVINIITKSPDENRRFGGTASASIGERTTGDFRTDLSGTVGGLGYYLYAGGLTSDGLRSGMAVDRGDFYTKLSFEPTDELRLLFTLGYGKGSRDEGVVPTYDALLRDETRNLFYTFSLNNALSDKVDLDMSIRGAERRFDQAQLALKSGVEQSDSFKDGSVGGSAKMTVRDGIHQLVIGADYDNGVLKADSISGGRQRLEKWAVFANDTIVVGNFSLTPGLRYDWTSTNGDFISPSIGATYTLYDKTILRAYVARGFSIPPLSATYAGGSFLVPNPGLGVEKVWSYAVGFETTALNAFWLKSTVFRHDVSNGLNTESLPNGNFVAVNKDKQRFQGVEAEIKSVPVFNTSVLGGFSFVDARDRGTDEILQGIARYTIDFGVDYDDRKTLKGTLRGHYIWWNAAQDSGGDYSTIIWDLTCAKKIFENSSVAADFFFTAHNLFNGSQYLDKNFQNARRWFEGGLRVAF from the coding sequence GTGATTTTTCCGGGAAGTGTTACGCGAAGATGGCTGATAGGCATCGGGATCGTCCTCGGGGGACTCGTTGCCGGAATGGGGCCATGGATCAGTCTGGCGCAGGCGCAATCGGAAGATGATTTGAAAATCCTCGAAATGTTCTATGAAGACAAGGATCTCGTGGTTACTCCTTCCCGCGATCCCAAGCCGATCTCGCAGGTAGCGGAAAACATTACCGTAATCACCGCCAAGGAAATCCAGGCGATCAACGCTCACACCCTGGCTGACGTGCTCCGCTTCGTCCCAGGAATCCAGGTGGATGTGCGCGGCGGCTTTGCCAGTGTCGACAATGTCTCGATCCAGGGGTCGAGCCCCCGCCATGCCCTGGTGCTGATCGACGGAGTTGCCCAAAACTATCTCAGTTCGAGTGTGGCCGATCTCGGCGGGATTCCAGTGCAGCAGATCGAGCGGATCGAGATCATCAAGGGGCCAGCCTCGTCCACCTGGGGGTCGTCGCTTGGAGGGGTGATCAACATTATCACCAAGTCTCCCGACGAGAATCGCCGGTTCGGTGGAACCGCTTCGGCCTCCATCGGTGAACGGACCACTGGCGATTTTCGCACGGACCTTTCCGGTACGGTAGGCGGCTTGGGGTACTATCTTTACGCCGGCGGGTTGACCTCCGATGGCCTGCGGTCGGGCATGGCAGTGGACCGGGGCGATTTCTACACTAAGTTGAGTTTTGAGCCGACCGATGAACTACGATTGCTCTTTACCCTCGGTTACGGCAAGGGGAGTCGTGATGAGGGAGTCGTCCCCACCTACGACGCCTTGTTGCGCGATGAGACTAGAAATCTTTTTTACACGTTCTCATTGAATAATGCATTATCTGACAAAGTTGATCTCGATATGTCGATTCGCGGTGCAGAGCGGCGTTTCGATCAGGCGCAACTGGCTTTAAAGAGTGGCGTTGAACAGTCTGATTCTTTTAAAGATGGATCTGTCGGTGGCAGCGCCAAGATGACGGTGCGCGATGGTATCCATCAGCTTGTGATTGGCGCTGATTACGACAACGGGGTCCTTAAGGCTGACAGTATCTCCGGAGGCAGGCAGCGGTTGGAAAAATGGGCTGTGTTTGCCAACGATACCATTGTCGTTGGCAATTTTTCACTGACTCCTGGCCTGCGCTACGACTGGACCAGTACCAATGGGGATTTCATCAGCCCCAGCATTGGTGCCACTTATACCCTTTATGATAAAACCATCCTTCGGGCTTATGTTGCCCGTGGTTTTAGTATTCCACCTCTTTCTGCCACTTATGCCGGTGGTTCATTTCTTGTTCCCAACCCCGGGTTGGGGGTGGAAAAGGTTTGGTCATATGCAGTTGGTTTTGAAACAACGGCGCTCAATGCCTTTTGGCTTAAATCGACCGTGTTTCGGCATGATGTGTCAAATGGGTTGAACACTGAAAGCTTGCCGAATGGTAATTTTGTTGCTGTCAATAAGGACAAACAGCGTTTCCAGGGTGTCGAAGCGGAAATTAAATCGGTACCCGTGTTTAATACTTCGGTTCTCGGTGGCTTTTCGTTTGTCGATGCCCGGGATCGAGGTACCGATGAAATCCTGCAAGGGATTGCCAGGTACACGATCGATTTTGGGGTAGACTATGACGATCGCAAAACGTTGAAAGGAACGTTACGCGGTCATTACATCTGGTGGAACGCAGCCCAAGACTCAGGCGGTGATTATTCGACCATTATCTGGGATCTGACCTGTGCAAAAAAAATCTTTGAAAATAGTAGCGTTGCGGCAGATTTCTTTTTTACTGCCCATAACCTGTTCAATGGCTCCCAGTATCTTGATAAAAATTTTCAGAATGCCCGTCGCTGGTTCGAAGGGGGGCTGCGAGTTGCATTTTGA
- a CDS encoding ABC transporter substrate-binding protein, giving the protein MHRLFLAIILLIMPFASPANAVQRVLVLQGVRVTPYDEAYRGIRSSLNGVSLKKLVLSDLEGIDVAKMVRDERPDVILAIGTEALVKLRRIKDTPIVYLMVLDQHNGLTSGNNMTGIGMVIPPERQLAALESTVPRIKRIGLLYNPAHTGAIARRAVAAARGLGIELLIHEVRNSREVLPLLKSMKGEIDAFWMLPDITVVTPETVEFLLLFSLNNRIPVLTFSDKYAEMGALMALDIDPIDLGRQAAEIAKKVLAGTPVDTIPHSEPRSAVLTVNLKIARKLGIPLREEALSRAKLIR; this is encoded by the coding sequence ATGCACCGATTGTTTCTCGCCATAATCCTGCTGATTATGCCATTCGCCTCCCCTGCGAACGCCGTACAACGGGTTCTCGTTCTCCAGGGAGTCAGGGTAACGCCTTATGATGAGGCATATCGGGGCATCAGGAGTTCTCTGAACGGCGTCAGCCTGAAAAAGCTGGTACTTTCCGACCTCGAAGGGATCGATGTTGCCAAGATGGTCCGGGACGAAAGACCAGACGTCATTCTGGCGATCGGCACGGAAGCGCTGGTCAAGCTAAGGCGGATCAAAGATACTCCCATTGTCTACCTGATGGTTCTGGACCAGCATAACGGCCTGACAAGCGGCAATAACATGACGGGAATCGGCATGGTTATTCCTCCCGAGCGTCAGCTGGCAGCGCTGGAAAGTACCGTTCCCAGAATCAAGCGAATCGGCCTTCTCTACAATCCCGCCCATACCGGCGCCATTGCCAGAAGAGCGGTAGCGGCAGCCCGGGGGCTCGGCATCGAACTCCTTATCCATGAAGTCCGGAATTCCCGCGAAGTTCTCCCTCTCCTGAAAAGTATGAAAGGTGAAATCGACGCCTTCTGGATGCTCCCGGACATTACGGTCGTTACCCCCGAGACCGTCGAATTTCTCTTGCTCTTTTCTCTCAACAACAGAATTCCCGTACTGACATTTTCCGATAAATACGCCGAAATGGGTGCCCTGATGGCACTGGACATCGACCCGATCGATTTGGGCAGACAGGCTGCCGAAATCGCAAAAAAGGTACTTGCCGGTACTCCCGTTGATACTATCCCCCACTCCGAACCGCGCAGTGCCGTGCTGACGGTCAATCTGAAGATCGCCCGCAAACTGGGTATTCCCCTTCGCGAGGAAGCCCTGAGCCGCGCCAAGCTCATCCGATAG
- a CDS encoding ATP-binding protein encodes MLLTKLLAHNVRLGVFAEDEELLKDAVEGILQHEGVLFVSVFTTEGKPLREQTNLDFKNDRQYHFPTWQSRLPEIKKSTAPRVFEGRNIFEFWAPVFSSISYPSAESLFFIRNQPETQKIIGYVRIIVDKEPLNKKLDSLLMISVGMALAFLLLSTFISYFIVRRITRPLNRLTEGIQSLESGNSFEPVTVETHDEIGRLAQAFNHMAETIKKREAEKEHLAEELRHAQKMEAIGTLAGGVAHDFNNILTAIVGFGTLLQRSLKQDNPYQVYVDQILNAADRATNLVKRLLAFGRKQVINPRPTDLNEIIKSIEKLLARLISEDIDFEINLHDAPLICHVDSGQIDQILMNLVTNARDAMPDGGTLSIRTGRIVLDESYFGQVERSKPGNYATITVADTGMGMDEETKERVFDPFFTTKEVGKGTGLGLSMVYGIIKQHDGFVTVDSKHGTGTIFTICLPLVAGETSNDQQDIKVVGRGNRETILLAEDDKAVRKLTKHVLERNGYTVIESVDGADAVSLFQQNSSVIDLVLLDVVMPKKNGQLACEEMKKLRPAVKALFISGYTQDIISKKGVLKEGIKFISKPIKPDELLAKVQETLREK; translated from the coding sequence ATGCTCCTCACGAAACTGCTGGCGCACAATGTCCGACTCGGAGTATTTGCCGAAGACGAGGAACTGCTAAAGGATGCCGTGGAAGGCATTCTCCAACACGAAGGCGTTCTTTTTGTCTCCGTATTCACCACCGAAGGGAAGCCCCTGCGCGAACAAACCAACCTCGACTTCAAGAACGATCGGCAATACCACTTCCCGACATGGCAAAGCCGCCTGCCAGAGATTAAAAAGTCGACAGCCCCGCGGGTATTCGAAGGACGGAATATTTTCGAATTCTGGGCTCCGGTTTTTTCTAGCATCTCCTATCCGTCCGCCGAATCACTGTTTTTCATCCGCAACCAGCCGGAAACCCAGAAAATCATCGGTTATGTGCGGATCATCGTCGACAAGGAACCGCTCAACAAAAAACTCGATTCGCTGCTCATGATCAGCGTCGGCATGGCCCTAGCTTTTCTGCTCCTCAGCACGTTCATCTCCTATTTCATTGTCCGGCGGATCACCCGACCGCTCAACCGGCTTACCGAAGGGATTCAGTCACTTGAATCCGGGAACTCTTTTGAGCCGGTAACCGTTGAAACCCACGATGAGATTGGCCGGCTTGCCCAGGCATTCAATCATATGGCGGAAACGATCAAAAAGCGTGAAGCGGAAAAGGAGCACCTTGCCGAAGAGCTTCGCCATGCCCAGAAAATGGAGGCTATCGGCACGCTGGCCGGTGGAGTTGCCCACGACTTCAACAATATCCTCACCGCCATCGTCGGTTTCGGGACGCTTCTGCAACGCAGTTTGAAGCAGGATAATCCCTATCAGGTGTACGTCGACCAGATACTCAATGCTGCCGATCGGGCGACCAATCTGGTGAAACGCCTCCTGGCCTTCGGCAGGAAGCAGGTCATCAATCCCCGGCCAACCGATCTGAACGAGATCATCAAAAGCATTGAAAAACTGCTGGCCCGGCTGATCAGCGAAGATATCGACTTCGAAATCAATCTGCACGACGCGCCACTCATCTGCCATGTCGACTCCGGGCAGATCGACCAAATTCTCATGAATCTGGTCACCAACGCCCGCGATGCGATGCCCGACGGCGGAACGCTAAGTATCAGAACGGGCCGTATCGTCCTCGACGAAAGTTATTTTGGTCAGGTGGAACGGAGCAAGCCGGGAAACTATGCAACCATCACTGTTGCAGATACCGGCATGGGGATGGACGAGGAGACGAAAGAGCGGGTATTCGATCCATTCTTCACCACCAAGGAAGTCGGCAAGGGGACCGGACTCGGCCTATCGATGGTCTACGGAATCATCAAGCAGCACGACGGGTTTGTCACCGTCGATTCCAAACACGGTACAGGGACCATATTCACCATCTGCCTCCCGCTCGTCGCCGGCGAAACAAGTAATGATCAACAGGACATCAAGGTTGTGGGACGGGGCAACCGGGAAACCATCTTGCTTGCCGAGGACGACAAAGCGGTCAGGAAACTGACCAAGCACGTGTTGGAACGCAACGGGTACACCGTCATCGAATCCGTCGACGGCGCCGACGCCGTCAGCCTGTTTCAACAGAACTCCTCGGTCATCGACTTGGTGCTCCTCGATGTGGTAATGCCGAAAAAGAATGGTCAACTGGCTTGTGAAGAAATGAAGAAGCTCCGCCCAGCGGTCAAGGCTTTATTCATCAGCGGTTATACCCAGGACATCATCAGCAAGAAGGGTGTATTGAAAGAAGGGATAAAATTCATTTCCAAACCAATCAAGCCGGATGAATTACTGGCCAAGGTTCAGGAAACTCTCCGCGAAAAATGA
- a CDS encoding carbonic anhydrase — protein sequence MNNLGKRIAKLVIGAAVAVSAAVAFASGGGVGVTAEEALQKLLDGNKRYLDGQMVNCRESNAATRAGLANGQKPYAIILSCSDSRVPPEVIFDQTLGEIFVIRVAGNVPDPIVLGSIEYAAEHIGTPLVMVLGHERCGAVTATVDAKGKPEGNIGKIVKAIAPAVRLAKKENKGKSKAELIEAAVDINAKLVAKNITKRSSVLKQLAAEGKLKIVTAKYDLDDGKVTLLDDK from the coding sequence ATGAACAATCTGGGGAAAAGAATCGCAAAACTGGTAATCGGGGCGGCGGTTGCCGTTTCTGCGGCGGTCGCCTTCGCTTCCGGGGGGGGCGTAGGCGTTACGGCCGAGGAGGCACTGCAGAAGCTGCTTGATGGCAACAAGCGATACCTTGACGGACAGATGGTGAACTGCCGGGAGAGCAATGCCGCAACAAGGGCCGGTCTGGCCAACGGCCAGAAGCCTTACGCAATCATCCTCTCCTGCTCCGATTCGCGGGTGCCGCCGGAGGTTATCTTCGACCAGACGCTCGGTGAAATTTTTGTAATCCGGGTTGCCGGTAATGTCCCTGACCCGATCGTCCTCGGCAGCATCGAATATGCAGCGGAGCATATTGGTACGCCGTTGGTGATGGTCCTCGGCCATGAGCGTTGCGGTGCGGTTACGGCCACAGTCGATGCCAAAGGGAAGCCCGAGGGGAACATCGGCAAGATCGTCAAGGCGATTGCACCGGCAGTAAGACTGGCGAAAAAGGAAAATAAGGGGAAATCGAAAGCGGAACTCATTGAAGCCGCGGTGGACATCAATGCGAAGCTGGTGGCAAAGAACATCACCAAACGGTCGTCGGTGTTGAAACAACTGGCGGCGGAGGGGAAATTGAAGATCGTCACTGCCAAGTACGATCTGGACGATGGGAAAGTGACGCTGCTTGATGACAAGTAG
- the hgcB gene encoding mercury methylation ferredoxin HgcB — protein sequence MNGFDYLANVSTLRLDKDICIGCGTCLTVCPHQVFILTEGKAAIQLIDKCMECGACAVNCPVAVLTVDAGVGCASGMINEWFSSLRGKRPMGGGC from the coding sequence ATGAACGGTTTCGATTATCTGGCCAACGTGTCGACCCTGCGGCTGGACAAGGATATCTGCATCGGTTGCGGCACCTGTCTGACGGTTTGTCCTCATCAGGTATTCATCCTGACGGAAGGCAAGGCGGCGATCCAACTCATCGATAAATGTATGGAGTGTGGCGCCTGCGCTGTCAATTGCCCTGTTGCTGTCCTCACGGTGGATGCCGGCGTTGGTTGTGCTTCCGGCATGATTAATGAGTGGTTTTCATCGTTGCGCGGCAAGCGCCCCATGGGGGGCGGCTGCTAA
- the hgcA gene encoding mercury methylation corrinoid protein HgcA — MENCQEKQGGNSPVERGATKEPCUGPKTPAVSGTIDEHVPGFLGWLDTPTGKVPVISSRLSIADRVGAWKARWGIGRFSYLVPPGLYAIGAPDADSPVVVTANYKMSYDLVRRALAGRSVWLLVLETFGINVWCAAGKGSFGTEEVIRRVQAARLHEVVNHRLLLLPLLGAPGVAAHLVKRFSGFQVRYATARAADLPLFLDRGMEATPVMRELSFSWYERLVLTPIELVAASRWAVPLTLLLVAVSGLAKGTFAPAALLPFAAVAAGTVLCGTVVVPLALPLLPGRSFAGKGAVAGLLWAGGCSWLSRGGLTRLDLVALFLIVPAITAFLALNFTGSTPFTSRSGVKKEMRRSMPAMAVALVIGIGCWAASLLANSGGRP; from the coding sequence ATGGAAAATTGTCAGGAAAAACAGGGTGGTAACTCGCCAGTGGAGCGTGGTGCCACCAAAGAACCCTGCTGAGGCCCAAAAACTCCCGCGGTCAGCGGGACCATCGACGAACATGTCCCCGGTTTTCTTGGCTGGCTCGATACGCCGACCGGCAAGGTCCCGGTAATCTCTTCCCGGCTGTCGATTGCCGATCGTGTCGGGGCATGGAAAGCGCGGTGGGGGATCGGCCGATTCTCGTACCTCGTACCTCCCGGACTTTACGCCATCGGCGCTCCCGATGCCGATTCCCCCGTCGTGGTAACGGCCAACTACAAGATGAGCTACGATCTGGTTCGCCGGGCGCTTGCCGGCAGAAGCGTCTGGCTGCTGGTACTCGAAACCTTTGGCATCAATGTCTGGTGTGCGGCCGGGAAAGGGTCGTTCGGTACCGAAGAGGTCATCAGGCGGGTTCAGGCTGCCCGGCTCCACGAGGTGGTGAATCACCGCCTGCTGTTGTTGCCGCTGCTCGGAGCTCCCGGGGTGGCTGCCCATCTGGTCAAGCGCTTCAGCGGCTTTCAGGTCCGTTATGCTACTGCGCGGGCTGCCGATTTGCCGCTTTTTCTCGATCGGGGGATGGAAGCTACGCCGGTGATGCGTGAACTCTCCTTTTCCTGGTATGAGCGACTGGTACTGACGCCGATTGAACTGGTGGCCGCCAGCCGGTGGGCCGTGCCGTTGACCCTGCTGCTGGTTGCTGTCTCCGGGCTGGCGAAAGGGACTTTTGCTCCGGCGGCGCTGCTGCCGTTCGCTGCCGTTGCCGCCGGGACCGTGCTGTGCGGGACGGTCGTGGTACCGTTGGCATTGCCGCTGCTCCCCGGACGGAGCTTTGCCGGCAAAGGCGCGGTGGCAGGGCTGTTGTGGGCGGGGGGGTGCTCCTGGCTAAGCCGCGGCGGATTGACCCGGCTCGATCTCGTGGCGCTCTTTCTGATCGTTCCGGCCATCACCGCCTTTCTTGCCCTCAATTTTACCGGCAGCACCCCTTTTACCTCACGTTCGGGCGTCAAAAAGGAAATGCGCCGCTCGATGCCGGCAATGGCGGTCGCCCTGGTCATCGGCATCGGCTGTTGGGCGGCCTCATTGCTGGCCAATTCGGGGGGGCGGCCATGA
- a CDS encoding ATP-binding protein, with protein MNDRWQTLADRFALLLDRVDLMLDDHLPSPPPPAEFFHGHLAFRWRRAGDGGRFLPIEHPHLPDLSDLVGIDYVRDELVRNTAQFVAGHPANNVLLWGERGTGKSTSVKGVLGRFAARGLRLVEVLRSDLLTLPAIIAALRPIPLRFILFCDDLTFAEGEGGYRELKVLLEGGIEERPANILFYATSNRRHLMPEPMNDNLGGEIHPEEAVSEKLSLADRFGLNLSFYPFDQATYLTIVDRYVEKFALSVAPEELRKEALQWALLKGNRSGRAARQFVDDLAGRIGLAASP; from the coding sequence ATGAATGATCGCTGGCAAACTCTTGCCGACAGATTTGCTCTGCTGCTCGACCGCGTCGATCTGATGCTTGATGACCACCTGCCGTCGCCGCCTCCTCCGGCAGAGTTCTTCCATGGTCATCTGGCATTTCGCTGGCGACGGGCCGGGGACGGAGGGCGGTTCCTGCCGATAGAGCATCCCCATCTCCCCGATTTGTCCGACTTGGTCGGCATCGATTATGTCCGGGACGAACTGGTCCGGAACACTGCCCAGTTCGTTGCCGGTCACCCGGCTAATAACGTGTTGCTTTGGGGGGAGCGGGGAACCGGGAAATCGACCAGCGTCAAAGGCGTTCTGGGCCGTTTTGCCGCGCGGGGGCTCCGGCTGGTGGAAGTTCTGCGCAGCGACCTTCTGACGCTACCGGCCATCATCGCCGCGCTGCGGCCGATTCCACTTCGTTTTATCCTCTTCTGTGACGATCTTACCTTTGCCGAGGGGGAGGGGGGGTACCGGGAACTCAAGGTGCTGTTGGAAGGAGGGATCGAGGAGCGTCCGGCAAACATCCTCTTCTATGCGACATCAAATCGTCGCCACCTGATGCCCGAGCCGATGAACGACAATCTGGGGGGAGAAATTCATCCCGAGGAAGCCGTCTCCGAGAAACTTTCCCTTGCCGACCGTTTCGGTCTCAATCTGAGCTTTTATCCCTTCGATCAGGCAACCTATCTGACGATTGTCGATCGCTACGTAGAAAAATTCGCCTTGAGTGTGGCCCCCGAGGAACTGCGCAAGGAAGCGTTGCAGTGGGCATTGCTCAAAGGCAACCGATCCGGCAGGGCGGCCCGGCAGTTCGTCGATGATCTTGCCGGCCGGATCGGCCTGGCGGCGTCGCCCTAA
- a CDS encoding M48 family metallopeptidase yields MRIAFVLVSLLTVFLAGCAVSMTDIHGFNLITLDQERELGNNFAVEIEKQHQVVNDPEVTRYVDRVGRRLLGGAREVNFDYVFKVVKDDSVNAFAIPGGRVYVNTGLLKAADSETELAAVMAHEISHSVARHGTRQLTQQYGYSLVLSLVLGDNPNLLAQLAAQLFGQAGMMSYSREFENQADYLGVETMSRAGYNPLGMETFFQKLAAIGERNPNALASFFSSHPLTAERIRRVDAEIAKLPPRQYPAIDNLEFRRIKSRL; encoded by the coding sequence ATGCGGATCGCTTTTGTGCTAGTGTCACTGCTGACCGTTTTCTTGGCCGGCTGTGCCGTGTCAATGACCGATATTCACGGCTTCAATCTGATCACCCTCGACCAGGAACGGGAACTGGGCAACAACTTTGCCGTGGAGATCGAGAAACAGCATCAGGTGGTCAACGACCCGGAAGTCACCCGCTACGTCGATCGGGTTGGTCGCCGGCTGCTCGGCGGCGCCCGTGAAGTCAATTTCGACTATGTCTTCAAGGTTGTGAAAGATGACAGTGTCAATGCGTTCGCCATCCCCGGCGGCCGCGTCTACGTGAACACCGGGTTGCTCAAGGCAGCGGATAGCGAAACCGAGCTGGCCGCGGTCATGGCCCATGAAATCAGCCATTCGGTAGCCCGCCACGGGACCAGGCAACTCACCCAACAGTACGGTTACTCGTTGGTTCTCTCCCTTGTACTCGGTGACAACCCCAACCTGCTTGCCCAGCTTGCTGCCCAACTGTTCGGGCAGGCCGGGATGATGTCCTACAGCCGGGAGTTCGAGAACCAGGCTGATTACCTGGGGGTCGAAACCATGAGCCGGGCCGGCTATAATCCCCTGGGGATGGAAACGTTCTTTCAGAAGCTGGCAGCCATCGGCGAACGGAATCCGAATGCGCTGGCCAGTTTCTTTTCTTCGCACCCTCTGACCGCGGAACGAATCCGGCGGGTCGACGCCGAGATCGCCAAACTGCCGCCTCGCCAGTATCCGGCAATTGACAACCTGGAATTCCGACGTATCAAATCCCGGCTTTAA
- the opp4C gene encoding oligopeptide ABC transporter permease: MASGRNRLFFEFCGRFSRNRFAVAGVLVVLLLFVVSLLAPYITPWDPDAIDAYHVLLPPSSAHWFGTDGLGRDVFTRVIYGARISLKVGFVSVGIAVAIGTLLGLISGYYGGFVDSVLMRFVDIMLCFPTFFLILAVIAMLEPSIWYIMAIIGLTGWMGVARLVRAEVLSLRERDFVLAARALGASDWRILFHHILPNALSPVLVSASLGVAGAILTESALSFLGIGVQPPTPSWGNMLTSGKDYLEFAWWLSLFPGLAILITVLAYNLVGEGIRDALDPRLRR; this comes from the coding sequence ATGGCGTCCGGCAGAAACCGGCTCTTTTTTGAGTTCTGCGGGCGGTTTTCCCGCAACCGGTTTGCCGTGGCCGGCGTGCTGGTGGTGTTGCTGCTGTTCGTCGTGTCGCTGCTGGCGCCCTATATAACGCCCTGGGATCCCGATGCCATCGATGCCTACCACGTGTTGCTCCCGCCATCGTCGGCCCACTGGTTCGGGACCGACGGATTGGGCCGCGACGTTTTTACCCGGGTTATCTACGGAGCGCGGATTTCGCTCAAGGTCGGTTTCGTGTCGGTCGGGATTGCCGTGGCTATTGGCACGTTGCTGGGGTTGATCTCCGGTTATTACGGCGGCTTTGTCGATAGCGTGCTCATGCGCTTCGTCGATATCATGCTCTGTTTCCCGACGTTTTTCCTGATACTGGCGGTCATTGCCATGCTCGAACCGTCGATCTGGTATATTATGGCGATCATCGGTCTGACCGGTTGGATGGGGGTGGCACGGCTCGTCCGGGCCGAAGTTCTTTCGTTGCGGGAACGTGATTTTGTCCTGGCGGCACGCGCCCTGGGGGCGTCCGACTGGCGGATTCTCTTCCACCATATCCTCCCCAATGCCCTTTCGCCGGTGCTGGTTTCAGCCTCGCTCGGCGTCGCGGGGGCGATCCTGACCGAATCGGCCCTGTCATTCCTCGGCATCGGCGTTCAGCCGCCGACGCCGAGCTGGGGAAATATGCTGACGTCCGGCAAAGATTATCTGGAGTTCGCCTGGTGGCTGTCGCTCTTTCCGGGGCTGGCCATTCTGATTACCGTTCTAGCTTATAATCTGGTGGGGGAGGGGATCCGGGACGCACTCGATCCTCGCTTGCGCCGCTAA
- a CDS encoding ABC transporter permease yields the protein MLNYLLKRLIMMIPLLLGITLITFAVIRLAPGEPVQAQTAMSPKITAETRQRLREYYGLDKPLHVQYLTWLGRVARLDFGRSFAPDNRPVLDKIKERIPVTLGLNLIALVLEFGLAIPIGVFAATHRDSLYDKGITLFVFLGFAVPTFWLALLLMYFFGVKLGWLPISGLHSLGSDRLPALARYLDLAKHLLLPVSVATFGSLAGLSRYMRSNMLEVIRQDYITTARAKGLAERTVIYRHALRNALLPVITLLGFSLPGLIGGSVIFETIFAIPGMGQLFYQGVMARDYPLVMGILVIGAFLTLIGNLLADISYALADPRIRHGQEG from the coding sequence ATGCTCAACTACCTCCTGAAACGACTGATCATGATGATTCCGCTACTGCTCGGCATTACGCTGATCACCTTTGCGGTCATCCGCCTGGCGCCGGGAGAGCCGGTACAGGCCCAGACCGCCATGAGCCCGAAGATCACCGCCGAAACCCGGCAGCGGCTTCGGGAGTATTACGGTCTCGACAAACCGCTGCATGTCCAGTACCTCACCTGGCTCGGTCGGGTCGCCCGCCTCGATTTCGGCCGGTCATTCGCGCCAGACAACCGGCCGGTGCTGGATAAGATCAAGGAGCGGATTCCGGTTACCCTGGGCCTCAATCTGATTGCGCTCGTCTTGGAGTTCGGACTGGCGATCCCGATTGGCGTTTTCGCCGCGACCCACCGTGATTCGCTCTACGACAAGGGCATCACCCTGTTTGTCTTCCTTGGTTTTGCCGTGCCGACCTTCTGGCTGGCCTTGCTGCTGATGTATTTTTTCGGAGTCAAACTGGGGTGGCTGCCGATTTCCGGTCTTCATTCCCTGGGGAGCGACAGGCTACCGGCGCTGGCCCGGTATCTTGACCTGGCAAAACACCTCCTGCTGCCGGTATCGGTTGCCACCTTCGGCAGTCTCGCCGGGCTGTCGCGCTACATGCGCTCGAATATGCTGGAGGTGATCCGCCAGGATTACATCACTACCGCCCGGGCCAAGGGTCTGGCGGAGCGGACGGTGATCTATCGGCATGCCTTGCGCAATGCGCTCTTGCCGGTCATTACCCTCCTCGGTTTCTCGCTGCCGGGGCTGATTGGCGGCAGCGTCATTTTCGAGACTATCTTCGCCATCCCGGGGATGGGGCAGCTCTTTTACCAGGGGGTGATGGCCCGCGACTACCCGCTCGTTATGGGAATCCTGGTAATCGGCGCGTTTCTCACCCTGATCGGCAATCTGCTGGCGGATATCAGCTATGCCCTGGCAGATCCGCGAATCAGACACGGACAGGAGGGGTGA